One Serpentinicella alkaliphila DNA segment encodes these proteins:
- the rsmB gene encoding 16S rRNA (cytosine(967)-C(5))-methyltransferase RsmB → MKDREIALKILHTIDSKGAYSNLAINKELKDKNISNLDRGFITELVYGTLENNIYIDYVIEKFSTTKLNKINLWTINILRLGIYQIMFLDKVPDFAAVNESVNLAKKFSTKTSGFTNAILRNVLRNKEKIELPDKQKDFVKYLSVKYSHAEWMVKRFMSYFTKEFTEDLFKANNERPDLYLRINTLKTNIEACIKSLEEKNIEVKRNDYIEEAITVKGINQLDELEEFKLGHIHVQDFGSMLVSRVLNPKEGEYIIDVCCAPGGKTTHMAQLMNNNGKILARDIYDHKLKLVKDNSKRLGVTIIETEVFDGMKLDEGLIEKADKVLVDAPCSGLGIIRRKPEIKYRKKADDLKELRKMQLSTLHNAAKYVKIGGELIYSTCTIDPNENESVIEEFLKEKNDYKLVAIEGFDDFKRKDGTIQLYPNIHNTDGFYIARLKRV, encoded by the coding sequence TTGAAGGATAGGGAAATAGCATTAAAAATTTTACATACCATTGATTCTAAAGGCGCCTACTCAAATTTAGCTATTAATAAGGAACTAAAGGATAAGAACATTAGTAATTTAGACCGGGGTTTTATAACTGAATTAGTTTATGGCACCCTAGAGAATAATATTTATATAGATTATGTTATTGAAAAATTTTCAACTACAAAATTGAATAAAATTAATCTCTGGACTATAAATATTTTGAGATTAGGGATTTATCAGATTATGTTTTTAGATAAAGTTCCTGATTTTGCGGCAGTTAACGAATCAGTAAATTTAGCTAAAAAATTTAGTACAAAAACTTCTGGATTTACGAATGCAATACTAAGAAATGTATTGAGAAATAAAGAAAAGATAGAGCTTCCGGATAAACAAAAAGACTTCGTTAAATATCTTTCTGTTAAGTATTCACATGCGGAATGGATGGTAAAACGTTTTATGTCCTATTTTACTAAAGAATTTACAGAGGATTTATTTAAGGCAAATAATGAGAGGCCAGATCTATATTTAAGAATTAATACCTTAAAAACAAATATAGAAGCGTGTATTAAAAGTCTAGAAGAGAAAAATATTGAAGTAAAAAGAAATGATTATATAGAAGAGGCAATAACTGTTAAAGGAATAAATCAATTAGATGAGCTAGAGGAATTTAAGTTAGGACATATACATGTTCAGGACTTTGGTTCTATGCTAGTAAGTCGTGTTTTAAATCCAAAAGAAGGAGAATATATTATTGATGTATGCTGTGCCCCAGGTGGTAAAACTACTCATATGGCTCAATTAATGAATAATAATGGCAAAATATTAGCTAGAGATATTTATGACCATAAATTAAAACTTGTTAAAGACAATTCAAAAAGACTAGGAGTAACCATTATTGAAACTGAAGTCTTTGATGGTATGAAGCTAGATGAGGGTCTAATAGAAAAAGCAGATAAGGTTTTAGTAGATGCCCCTTGCTCTGGATTAGGTATAATTAGAAGAAAGCCAGAGATAAAATATAGGAAAAAGGCTGATGACTTAAAAGAACTTAGAAAGATGCAGCTAAGCACTTTACATAATGCTGCAAAGTATGTGAAAATTGGCGGGGAACTTATTTATAGTACCTGTACAATTGACCCTAATGAAAATGAATCAGTTATAGAAGAATTTTTAAAAGAAAAAAATGACTATAAGCTTGTGGCAATAGAAGGTTTTGACGATTTTAAACGTAAAGATGGAACTATTCAGCTCTATCCAAATATTCATAATACAGATGGTTTCTATATTGCAAGATTAAAAAGAGTATAA
- the rlmN gene encoding 23S rRNA (adenine(2503)-C(2))-methyltransferase RlmN, which translates to MEKIDLLSLTLEEVENLIVSLGEKKFRGKQIFQWVNKGVKSIDEMTNISKDLQKKLKDRAYITNSTIYKKQVSKIDGTTKYLFALEDGNLIEGVIMIYKHGITACISSQIGCAMGCSFCASTINGLVRHLRAGEMIDQILLMQQDLGKRISNIVLMGSGEPLHNFEGVIHFLKIVNDENGLNIGNRHMTLSTCGLVPEIKKLADLQIPINLAISLHAATDEVRVKTMPIAKKYSIKELIDGCKYYLSKNNRRITFEYALIKGVNDSETDANNLSSLLKGLLCHVNLIPVNTIDENSFKKSNENQILKFQSILRKSGIEATIRREMGSDIDAACGQLRNKYLE; encoded by the coding sequence GTGGAAAAAATTGATTTACTAAGTTTAACATTAGAGGAAGTAGAGAATTTAATTGTATCATTAGGAGAAAAGAAGTTCAGGGGAAAGCAAATATTTCAGTGGGTAAATAAGGGCGTAAAATCTATAGATGAAATGACAAATATATCTAAAGACTTACAAAAAAAATTAAAGGATAGGGCCTATATTACTAACTCAACTATATATAAAAAGCAGGTTTCAAAAATAGATGGAACTACAAAATATTTATTTGCTCTAGAGGATGGAAACTTAATAGAAGGTGTAATAATGATCTACAAACATGGAATCACCGCCTGTATTTCATCACAAATCGGTTGTGCTATGGGTTGTAGCTTTTGTGCATCTACTATTAATGGTCTTGTAAGACATCTTAGGGCTGGCGAGATGATAGATCAGATATTATTAATGCAACAAGATTTAGGTAAAAGAATTTCAAATATAGTATTAATGGGAAGTGGAGAGCCTCTTCACAATTTTGAAGGGGTAATACATTTTTTAAAGATTGTTAATGATGAAAATGGTCTTAATATTGGTAATAGACATATGACTCTTTCAACCTGTGGTCTTGTGCCTGAAATAAAAAAATTGGCAGATTTGCAAATTCCAATAAATCTAGCAATATCCCTTCATGCGGCTACGGATGAAGTTAGGGTTAAAACTATGCCTATTGCTAAGAAATATTCTATAAAGGAATTAATAGATGGTTGTAAATATTACCTATCAAAAAACAATCGAAGAATTACCTTTGAATACGCTTTAATAAAGGGCGTAAATGACAGTGAAACCGATGCAAATAATTTAAGTAGCCTATTAAAAGGGTTACTTTGTCATGTTAATCTAATACCTGTAAATACTATTGATGAGAACAGCTTTAAAAAATCAAATGAAAATCAAATATTAAAATTTCAATCCATCTTAAGAAAAAGTGGTATTGAAGCAACTATTAGAAGAGAAATGGGTTCAGATATTGATGCTGCCTGTGGTCAGCTAAGGAATAAATATTTAGAATAG
- a CDS encoding Stp1/IreP family PP2C-type Ser/Thr phosphatase, whose amino-acid sequence MKAFGCTDVGKVRPVNEDNYCIYEDKFKLYIVADGMGGHRGGDVASSLAIEYIKEHLIKYIEIEMEPRDVEGIIFESFNRANTEVYNKSLKEEDCNGMGTTVTLALTINDKVYIGHVGDSRAYLYSKGEIKQITEDHSLVAELVKNGSITAREARRHPQKNIITRALGTEKTIKVDIFSLDFIEQDIIILCTDGLSNYIDELEIKSIIDKLGVMNESCQELVYLANKKGGCDNITIIIVKNTELE is encoded by the coding sequence ATGAAAGCGTTTGGATGTACAGATGTTGGTAAGGTTAGACCAGTTAATGAAGATAACTATTGTATATATGAAGATAAATTTAAATTATATATAGTAGCAGATGGCATGGGCGGACATAGAGGCGGGGACGTTGCCAGTTCCTTGGCAATTGAATATATAAAAGAACATTTAATTAAATATATTGAAATAGAAATGGAGCCTAGAGATGTTGAAGGAATAATTTTTGAATCATTTAATAGGGCTAACACTGAAGTATACAATAAATCCTTAAAAGAAGAAGATTGTAATGGTATGGGAACAACAGTAACTTTAGCCCTTACCATCAATGATAAAGTGTATATTGGACATGTTGGAGATAGTAGAGCCTACTTATATTCTAAAGGAGAAATAAAGCAAATTACTGAAGATCACTCCTTAGTAGCAGAGCTAGTTAAAAATGGGAGCATTACAGCTAGAGAAGCCCGAAGACATCCACAGAAAAACATTATTACGAGAGCTTTAGGAACGGAAAAAACAATTAAAGTAGATATATTTTCCTTAGACTTTATTGAACAAGATATAATAATTCTTTGTACAGATGGATTAAGTAATTATATAGATGAATTAGAGATAAAAAGTATTATAGACAAATTGGGAGTGATGAATGAAAGCTGTCAGGAGTTAGTATATTTAGCTAATAAAAAGGGCGGTTGTGATAATATTACAATTATTATAGTAAAAAATACTGAATTAGAATAG
- the pknB gene encoding Stk1 family PASTA domain-containing Ser/Thr kinase, with protein sequence MKGKILSGRYEILDKIGGGGMAIVYKAKCNLLNRYVAIKILRPEFTTDKDLVENFKRESQAAASLSHPNIVNLYDVGEDDGVYYIVMEYIDGNTLKHYIKEHGPLDLEVILDYATQIAFGLQHAHDNHVIHRDIKPHNILITKDNRAKVTDFGIAIAATSSTLTNVGSVIGSVHYFSPEQARGGYTDEKSDLYSLGIVMYEMATGRLPFEAENPLSVALKQTQEVPVPPRQLNENIPKGLENIILKLMQKEQSKRYQNARSLIEDLNRLKNDSKSQLVYDDEEEEIDSPTQVLPAVKDEDMKKAKKSNPSKKKSKNKKIIIGAVFAALLAALLFTFAIFNVMDFFGRNEVEVPDFENMQIEEARQLATEINLKLNEDTQHSTEVDANRIISQDITPGMLVKEGYPVKVVVSLGNRMIPVPNILYRNEADAVILLENGGFRKGQTRLAHSEFPEGQIIEQNPQPSTPTPAGSRVDFVISQGPEIITNRVPFLIGLSIEEGTNALSQAGIGISRITREHSNEFEEGLIIRQSIEPLTEIPVTQTIELVVSRGRINNNQGEPNGEPEQGPGQETSATPLTSRQLSIDLRGYNGSVNVEIIRISTGEVIDSRKYNIQTQGSTYSKTLQAPAGSGTESFQVFVNGNRHGDPIQLVF encoded by the coding sequence TTGAAAGGTAAAATTCTAAGTGGAAGATATGAAATTTTAGATAAAATTGGTGGCGGCGGCATGGCCATTGTATATAAGGCGAAATGTAACCTACTTAATCGATATGTTGCAATTAAAATTTTAAGACCTGAATTTACTACAGATAAGGATTTAGTTGAAAATTTTAAAAGAGAGTCTCAAGCAGCAGCCAGTCTTTCTCATCCTAATATAGTTAACCTATATGATGTGGGGGAAGATGATGGTGTATATTACATAGTTATGGAGTATATAGATGGTAACACATTGAAACACTATATAAAAGAACATGGACCCTTAGATCTTGAAGTTATTTTAGATTATGCAACTCAAATTGCATTTGGACTTCAACACGCCCACGATAATCATGTGATTCATAGGGATATTAAGCCACATAATATCTTAATTACTAAGGATAATAGGGCGAAAGTTACGGATTTTGGAATAGCTATTGCTGCTACAAGTTCAACCTTAACAAATGTTGGGAGCGTTATTGGTTCTGTGCATTATTTTTCTCCAGAGCAGGCTAGAGGTGGTTATACAGATGAAAAGTCAGACTTATATTCCCTAGGAATAGTTATGTATGAGATGGCTACTGGTAGACTGCCCTTTGAGGCTGAAAACCCGTTGTCTGTGGCACTTAAGCAGACCCAGGAAGTACCAGTTCCTCCAAGACAGCTTAATGAAAATATTCCTAAAGGATTAGAAAATATAATTCTAAAGCTGATGCAAAAAGAGCAATCTAAAAGATATCAAAATGCAAGAAGCTTAATAGAGGATTTAAATAGATTGAAAAACGATTCTAAATCACAATTAGTTTATGACGACGAGGAAGAGGAAATTGATTCCCCAACACAAGTTCTACCGGCAGTAAAGGATGAAGATATGAAAAAAGCTAAAAAAAGTAATCCATCTAAGAAAAAATCAAAGAATAAGAAAATTATTATAGGTGCTGTATTTGCAGCTTTATTAGCAGCCCTGCTATTTACTTTTGCAATTTTTAATGTTATGGACTTCTTTGGAAGAAATGAAGTGGAGGTTCCTGATTTTGAAAATATGCAAATTGAGGAAGCAAGGCAATTAGCTACTGAGATAAACCTAAAACTTAATGAAGACACTCAGCATAGTACAGAGGTTGATGCGAATAGGATAATTAGTCAGGATATAACCCCTGGTATGCTAGTAAAAGAAGGTTATCCCGTAAAAGTTGTCGTTAGCTTAGGAAATAGAATGATACCAGTACCTAATATTCTATATAGAAACGAGGCAGACGCAGTTATATTATTAGAGAACGGGGGCTTTAGAAAAGGCCAAACTAGATTAGCTCATTCAGAGTTTCCAGAGGGTCAAATAATAGAACAAAATCCTCAGCCTAGTACACCTACTCCTGCGGGATCTAGAGTTGATTTTGTTATAAGTCAGGGGCCTGAGATAATAACAAATAGGGTGCCTTTCTTAATAGGTTTGAGTATAGAGGAAGGAACCAATGCATTAAGTCAAGCTGGTATTGGAATTAGCCGTATTACAAGAGAACATAGTAATGAATTTGAAGAAGGATTAATTATTAGACAAAGCATCGAGCCATTAACTGAAATACCAGTAACACAAACTATCGAGCTTGTTGTAAGTAGAGGAAGAATAAATAATAACCAAGGTGAGCCTAATGGAGAACCAGAACAAGGACCTGGACAAGAAACCTCAGCAACACCTTTAACAAGTAGGCAGCTAAGTATTGACTTAAGAGGATATAATGGAAGTGTTAATGTAGAAATCATAAGGATATCAACTGGAGAAGTAATTGATAGCAGAAAGTATAACATTCAAACACAAGGAAGTACCTATAGCAAAACATTACAGGCCCCAGCTGGTTCAGGGACAGAATCTTTTCAGGTTTTTGTAAACGGGAATAGACATGGAGATCCAATTCAGTTAGTGTTTTAG
- the rsgA gene encoding ribosome small subunit-dependent GTPase A, which translates to MKEGRLIKGIGGFYYVYIDGLIYECKARGIFRKKKITPSIGDFVRIDVIDEEKKLGVLEEILDRKNEMIRPPVSNIDQAFIVFSFINPDINTMLLDRFTVLAESKGLDVVICLNKTDLVKDEILIKELNEIYKNSGYKIIMTSTKENNGLEEIKNLLHSKTSVFAGPSGVGKSSILKILTNRELEIGDVSQKTGRGKHTTRHAELIRINSDGWVVDTPGFSSLDLGEIDSEELSDFFPEFREYMTECRFVSCSHVNEPDCMVKEALEEGKIALSRYENYKTFLKEIKESRRY; encoded by the coding sequence ATGAAGGAAGGTAGGTTAATTAAAGGAATCGGGGGATTTTATTATGTGTACATAGATGGCCTTATATATGAATGTAAGGCCAGAGGAATCTTTCGAAAGAAAAAAATAACACCTAGTATTGGTGATTTTGTAAGGATTGATGTTATTGATGAAGAAAAAAAGCTTGGAGTACTAGAAGAAATATTAGATAGAAAAAATGAGATGATTCGACCACCTGTTTCAAATATTGATCAAGCATTTATAGTTTTTTCCTTTATAAATCCAGATATAAATACAATGCTTTTAGATAGATTTACTGTCCTTGCTGAAAGCAAAGGTTTAGACGTTGTTATATGCTTAAATAAAACAGATTTAGTAAAGGATGAAATTTTAATTAAAGAATTAAATGAAATATATAAAAATAGTGGTTATAAAATAATAATGACTAGCACTAAAGAGAATAATGGGTTAGAGGAAATAAAAAACTTACTTCACAGTAAAACAAGTGTTTTTGCAGGGCCTTCAGGAGTTGGAAAGTCATCTATTTTAAAAATATTAACAAATAGAGAACTTGAAATAGGTGATGTTAGCCAAAAGACCGGCAGAGGGAAACATACAACAAGGCATGCGGAGTTAATTAGAATTAATAGCGATGGATGGGTAGTAGACACGCCTGGATTCAGTTCATTAGATTTAGGAGAAATTGATTCTGAGGAATTATCAGATTTTTTTCCTGAGTTTAGAGAATATATGACTGAATGTAGATTCGTTTCTTGTAGCCATGTTAACGAGCCGGATTGTATGGTTAAGGAAGCCCTTGAAGAAGGAAAGATAGCTTTATCGCGCTATGAAAACTATAAAACATTTCTAAAGGAGATAAAAGAAAGTAGGAGGTACTAA
- the rpe gene encoding ribulose-phosphate 3-epimerase, giving the protein MVKIAPSILSADFSNLIADIKKVEVAGCELLHIDVMDGHFVPNITLGPPIIKSLKGKTNMIFDVHLMIENPDKYIKDFVEAGADIITVHSEASVHLHRTIQYIKSFNVKAAVALNPATPLKDIEYILDDLDMVLIMTVNPGFGGQDFIMSMVKKIADLKRMIDSKNLKIDIQVDGGIKPSNVHLVADAGANVIVAGSAIFNSDNIEETVKAIRTNASK; this is encoded by the coding sequence ATGGTTAAAATTGCTCCATCAATATTATCAGCAGATTTTTCAAATCTAATTGCAGATATAAAAAAAGTAGAGGTTGCGGGATGTGAATTACTTCATATAGATGTAATGGACGGGCATTTTGTTCCAAATATTACCTTAGGTCCCCCTATAATAAAAAGCTTAAAGGGTAAGACAAATATGATTTTTGATGTGCATCTAATGATTGAAAACCCAGATAAGTATATAAAGGATTTCGTAGAGGCTGGTGCCGATATAATTACAGTTCATAGTGAAGCTTCTGTTCATTTGCATAGAACAATTCAATATATTAAAAGCTTTAATGTTAAAGCAGCTGTTGCTCTCAATCCAGCTACACCTCTAAAAGATATAGAATATATACTAGATGATCTAGATATGGTATTAATTATGACTGTCAATCCAGGTTTTGGTGGACAGGATTTTATCATGTCTATGGTTAAAAAAATTGCTGATCTAAAAAGAATGATTGACAGTAAAAATCTTAAAATAGACATTCAAGTTGATGGTGGTATTAAGCCTAGTAATGTTCATTTAGTTGCAGATGCTGGGGCTAATGTAATTGTTGCAGGTTCAGCAATATTTAATAGTGATAATATAGAAGAAACCGTAAAGGCCATTAGAACTAATGCATCAAAGTAA
- a CDS encoding thiamine diphosphokinase, with translation MNIVVITNGHIGNIKSLIKYINECDYIICADGAARYLEEINIVPNMLVGDFDSIQLDNIEWMEEKGVGFNKFPTEKDKTDTELAIDFALDKNPSVITLIGAVGSRVDHSLGNIFLLKKILDNKVIGRIIGENLEMYLIEDGVKIEGEFGDVLSLIPLSIEVKGVTIDNVAYPLNKANMRLGSTWGISNEFKERSIIEVTIDEGLLLVIKTRE, from the coding sequence ATGAACATAGTAGTTATTACAAATGGTCATATAGGTAATATTAAAAGTCTTATAAAATATATTAACGAATGTGATTATATTATTTGTGCTGATGGCGCTGCGCGCTATTTAGAAGAGATAAATATAGTACCTAATATGCTAGTTGGAGACTTCGATTCAATTCAATTAGATAATATAGAATGGATGGAAGAAAAAGGTGTTGGTTTTAATAAATTTCCAACGGAAAAGGACAAAACAGATACGGAGCTTGCTATTGATTTTGCATTAGATAAGAACCCAAGTGTAATTACTTTAATAGGAGCAGTAGGGTCGAGAGTAGATCATAGTCTAGGGAATATTTTTCTGTTAAAAAAAATACTGGATAATAAAGTTATAGGTAGAATTATTGGTGAAAATCTAGAAATGTATTTAATAGAAGATGGTGTGAAAATAGAGGGCGAATTTGGGGATGTATTGTCCCTTATACCCTTGTCAATTGAGGTTAAGGGGGTAACCATCGATAATGTAGCTTATCCTTTAAATAAGGCGAATATGAGGCTTGGGAGCACGTGGGGTATTAGTAATGAATTTAAAGAGAGGTCTATAATAGAAGTAACAATAGATGAAGGACTTCTTTTAGTAATTAAAACCAGAGAATAA
- the rpmB gene encoding 50S ribosomal protein L28 — translation MAKVCSVCEKGKVSGNHVSHSNRHNKRTWSPNLRKVRAIVKGTPTRVLVCTRCLRSGKVERSI, via the coding sequence ATGGCAAAAGTATGTAGTGTATGTGAAAAAGGAAAAGTATCAGGCAATCATGTTAGTCACTCTAATAGACATAACAAAAGAACTTGGTCACCAAATCTAAGAAAAGTAAGAGCAATTGTTAAGGGAACACCAACAAGAGTTTTAGTATGTACTAGATGTTTACGATCTGGTAAAGTTGAAAGATCTATATAA
- a CDS encoding Asp23/Gls24 family envelope stress response protein — MPGKLTNDFGTVLIDDHVLASIAGISAMECYGLVGMATKSAAGGLVELLRRDQLSKGVKVYTEDDEIVIDLFVIVEFGTRISVVATNIIEKVKYSIENLTGMTVRKVNINVQGVRVEK, encoded by the coding sequence ATGCCTGGTAAATTAACGAATGATTTTGGAACGGTTTTAATTGATGATCATGTACTTGCTTCCATAGCTGGAATATCAGCAATGGAGTGTTATGGACTTGTTGGTATGGCGACCAAGTCTGCTGCAGGTGGATTAGTGGAACTATTAAGAAGAGACCAGCTAAGTAAAGGAGTAAAAGTATATACAGAGGATGACGAAATTGTAATAGACTTATTTGTAATTGTTGAGTTTGGAACACGAATCTCTGTAGTTGCAACAAATATTATTGAGAAAGTTAAGTATAGCATTGAAAATTTAACCGGAATGACAGTTAGAAAAGTTAATATCAATGTTCAGGGAGTAAGGGTAGAAAAGTAA
- a CDS encoding DAK2 domain-containing protein has translation MIIAGAQALENNKQIVNALNVFPVPDGDTGTNMSLTMQSAVKEVKNCKSTGLSDIANAAANGSLMGARGNSGVILSQLFRGFAKSLRDKEQINTIELAEALKQASDTAYKAVMKPTEGTILTVARESAEKALILCKKEKDIALFIEKVIAQAEDTLKRTPEMLAVLKEAGVVDSGGKGLIYIFQGALGAITGKEVIVEDINEIDVQIEQEHEDLGDIEFGYCTEFMINGTDINIEKFKSTIVDYGDSMLVVGNESLVKVHIHTNHPGAVMEHALKLGQLTDIKIDNMRKQHRNELFEEKSSQTKPKESKKYGFVTVTMGDGLTKIFKDLNVDHVIEGGQTMNPSTEDFIKAIEDINADTIFILPNNSNIIMAANQAQKISSKKVVVIPSKSVPQGIAALVAFNEDMAVDRNEANMSEALKSVVTGQVTYAVRDTSINDISISEGDILGIGNNEIKSVGSEIQQVTMDLLNKIVTGDHEIITIFYGAEISEDEAKELAEEVESIFPDCEIELYYGGQSIYYYVLSVE, from the coding sequence ATGATAATTGCTGGGGCTCAGGCCTTGGAAAATAATAAACAAATTGTAAATGCCTTAAATGTTTTTCCAGTACCTGATGGTGATACAGGCACGAATATGTCTTTAACAATGCAGTCTGCAGTTAAAGAGGTTAAAAACTGTAAATCTACTGGCCTAAGCGATATTGCTAATGCAGCAGCAAATGGTTCTCTTATGGGGGCTAGGGGGAACTCTGGAGTAATATTATCACAATTATTTAGAGGTTTTGCAAAAAGCCTTAGGGATAAGGAACAAATTAATACGATAGAACTTGCGGAAGCTCTTAAGCAGGCTTCTGATACAGCATATAAAGCGGTTATGAAGCCTACTGAAGGTACTATTCTAACAGTAGCAAGAGAGAGTGCAGAGAAGGCTTTAATTTTGTGTAAAAAAGAAAAAGATATAGCTTTATTTATAGAGAAGGTAATAGCTCAGGCTGAAGATACCCTAAAAAGAACTCCAGAAATGTTAGCTGTTTTAAAAGAGGCAGGAGTTGTTGATTCTGGAGGTAAAGGACTTATATATATTTTTCAAGGGGCTTTAGGTGCAATAACTGGAAAAGAAGTAATAGTTGAAGACATTAATGAAATAGATGTTCAAATTGAACAGGAACATGAAGACTTAGGTGATATTGAGTTTGGATACTGTACAGAGTTTATGATTAACGGTACAGACATTAATATCGAAAAGTTTAAATCTACAATAGTTGATTATGGTGACTCAATGCTAGTAGTAGGAAATGAAAGTTTAGTTAAGGTTCATATCCATACTAATCATCCAGGGGCAGTAATGGAGCATGCTTTAAAATTAGGACAGCTTACTGATATAAAAATTGACAACATGAGAAAACAGCACAGAAATGAATTGTTTGAAGAAAAATCTAGTCAAACTAAACCTAAAGAGAGTAAAAAGTATGGATTTGTAACAGTAACGATGGGTGATGGACTTACCAAAATCTTTAAGGATTTAAATGTTGACCACGTTATAGAAGGTGGACAAACAATGAATCCTAGTACAGAAGATTTTATTAAGGCAATAGAGGATATCAATGCAGATACAATCTTTATTTTACCTAATAATAGTAATATAATTATGGCTGCAAATCAGGCTCAAAAAATTTCTAGTAAAAAAGTAGTCGTTATCCCTTCTAAATCAGTACCACAAGGGATTGCTGCGCTAGTTGCCTTTAATGAAGATATGGCAGTGGATAGAAATGAAGCTAATATGAGCGAAGCACTTAAAAGTGTAGTAACTGGTCAGGTTACCTATGCAGTTAGAGATACTAGTATAAATGATATTTCTATAAGTGAAGGGGATATTTTAGGAATAGGAAATAATGAGATTAAGTCTGTAGGTAGTGAAATTCAACAAGTTACTATGGACCTATTAAATAAAATTGTTACAGGGGATCATGAAATCATAACTATTTTTTATGGAGCGGAAATTAGCGAAGATGAGGCTAAGGAACTAGCTGAAGAAGTAGAGAGTATCTTTCCTGATTGTGAAATAGAATTATATTACGGTGGACAGTCTATTTATTATTATGTATTGTCTGTAGAATAA